One genomic window of Glycine max cultivar Williams 82 chromosome 16, Glycine_max_v4.0, whole genome shotgun sequence includes the following:
- the LOC100793306 gene encoding UDP-rhamnose/UDP-galactose transporter 6 codes for MAPSSKAEKKAAMDAAAWMFNVVTSVGIIIVNKALMATYGFSFATTLTGMHFATTTLMTVVLRMLGYVQPSHLPLPDLLKFVLVANFSIVGMNVSLMWNSVGFYQIAKLSMIPVSCLLEVVLDKIRYSRDTKLSICVVLMGVGVCTVTDVSVNGRGFIAAFVAVWSTSMQQYYVHFLQRKYSLSSFNLLGHTAPAQAASLLLLGPFLDYWLTNKRVDRYDYNTASLIFIFLSCTIAVGTNLSQFICIGRFTAVSFQVLGHMKTILVLIMGFFFFGKEGLNLQVVFGMIIAVAGMIWYGNASSKPGGKERRSHTLPTNKTETR; via the exons ATGGCTCCGTCTAGCAAGGCTGAGAAGAAGGCTGCTATGGATGCAGCTGCATGGATGTTCAATGTTGTTACATCTGTTGGAATCATCATTGTAAACAAAGCTTTGATGGCCACTTATGGCTTCAGTTTTG CCACAACATTAACAGGCATGCACTTCGCTACCACAACTTTGATGACAGTTGTACTGAGGATGCTGGGATATGTCCAGCCTTCTCATTTACCCTTGCCAGATCTTCTAAAATTTGTTCTCGTTGCTAACTTCTCTATTGTTGGAATGAATGTTAGTCTAATGTGGAACTCAGTTGGATTCTATCAA ATTGCGAAATTAAGTATGATCCCTGTATCATGCCTATTGGAAGTTGTTCTCGACAAGATTCGGTATTCAAGAGACACAAAACTGAGCATATGTGTTGTTCTTATGGGTGTTGGTGTTTGCACTGTTACTGATGTGAGTGTTAACGGAAGAGGATTCATTGCTGCCTTTGTAGCAGTATGGAGCACTTCTATGCAACAATAT TATGTTCATTTCCTTCAACGGAAGTATTCTCTAAGTTCTTTCAATCTATTGGGACATACAGCACCTGCACAGGCTGCATCACTACTGTTATTAGGACCTTTTTTAGATTATTGGTTGACAAACAAAAGAGTTGACAGATATGACTACAACACTGCCTCGTTG ATTTTCATATTCCTGTCATGCACTATTGCAGTTGGCACCAACCTAAGCCAATTTATCTGCATTGGCAGATTCACTGCGGTTTCTTTTCAAGTATTGGGACATATGAAGACAATACTTGTTTTAATCATGGGGTTCTTTTTCTTTGGGAAAGAGGGTCTCAATCTCCAAGTGGTTTTTGGAATGATCATAGCTGTGGCCGGAATGATTTGGTATGGCAATGCCTCATCCAAGCCTGGTGGAAAAGAGCGCCGGAGTCACACTCTTCCTACAAACAAAACAGAAACAAGATAG
- the LOC100793841 gene encoding uncharacterized protein, producing the protein MPKKRKSIATSLDEVDRTLYASFCTAANSLSQLYTHSMNHQKLSFNAGERHALEKLYQWIFRQQEGGSRVGTVDVLNYIQNELDYCGEEPSMSPRAPLQHQSQAALHVPSFPVTSASSGQTIAAQGLRSDHCENQSKNSVFSNALSSPVRRSLQHYQIGEGGCYTNGLSMGNGNRNTEPGFLNQQSRDSNAVSSNDSAMDMHAD; encoded by the exons ATGCCGAAGAAGCGAAAGTCTATCGCCACCAGCCTCGACGAGGTGGATCGAACCCTCTACGCGTCGTTTTGCACCGCCGCCAACTCCCTCTCGCAGCTCTACACGCACTCCATGAACCACCAGAAGCTCTCCTTCAACGCCGGGGAACGACACGCCCTC GAAAAACTTTATCAGTGGATTTTTAGACAACAAGAGGGAGGATCACGGGTTGGAACAGTTGATGTACTTAATTACATTCAG AATGAGCTGGATTATTGTGGAGAAGAACCATCTATGTCACCTAGAGCACCACTGCAACACCAGTCACAAGCAGCATTGCATGTCCCTAGTTTTCCAGTCACTTCAGCATCTTCTGGTCAAACAATAGCTGCACAAGGACTCCGCTCGGACCACTGTGAAAATCAATCAAAGAATTctgtgttttcaaatgctttgTCAAGTCCAGTACGTCGAAGCCTTCAACATTATCAAATTGGTGAGGGAGGATGCTACACCAATGGTCTCTCCATGGGGAATGGAAACCGGAACACTGAACCTGGCTTTCTTAATCAGCAAAGCAGGGATTCAAATGCAGTGAGCTCCAATGATTCTGCCATGGATATGCATGCAGACTAG
- the LOC100814778 gene encoding uncharacterized protein, producing MLLTVEGGGFFSSSASGYSKGLTLLLLGQRSDDKPMRVLPWNQFQLVGQESDHELQLASRKNCISSGCTSFVCFGHASAGLDTTSNLKLGPAKHHDVSSDTLVSHKGKYPCANANDNSRKVALKSSLKRKENKKPAPVETVTEHEAPGGKGNDFPGQTERRKVQWTDTCGSELVEIREFEPSEVDDESVDEFDNGNLKTCSCAIM from the exons ATGTTATTGACAGTAGAAGGGGGAGGATTCTTCTCATCTTCAGCTTCAGGGTATAGTAAGGGTCTGACCCTTCTCCTCTTGGGTCAGAGGAGTGACGATAAACCCATGAGAGTTTTGCCGTGGAACCAGTTCCAGTTGGTTGGCCAAGAATCTGACCACGAGCTCCAGCTGGCTTCCAGAAAGAACTGCATCTCCAGTGGGTGCACTTCCTTCGTTTGCTTTGGTCACGCCTCTGCAGGGCTTGACACTACATCTAATCTTAAATTAGGCCCTGCCAAACATCATGATGTCTCTTCAGATACACTGGTTTCCCACAAGGGCAAGTATCCTTGTGCTAATGCAAATGATAATAGTAGAAAGGTTGCACTTAAAAGTAgcttaaaaaggaaagaaaacaaaaaaccagCTCCTGTTGAAACTGTTACTGAACATGAGGCACCGGGTGGAAAGGGGAATGATTTTCCTGGTCAAACAGAGAGAAGGAAAGTGCAGTGGACAGATACTTGTGGTAGTGAGCTTGTTGAAATACGGGAATTTGAGCCCag CGAAGTGGATGATGAGTCAGTTGATGAATTTGACAATGGGAATCTCAAAACTTGTTCCTGTGCTATTATGTAA
- the LOC100527001 gene encoding Light-harvesting complex-like protein OHP2, chloroplastic-like (The RefSeq protein has 2 substitutions compared to this genomic sequence) — protein MSMACSIPCIKIPTCSSSPSCTSSSTSSYSLRFSSSKPHSVTIRNSQAEGPIRRPVAPPIREPSSSSSSSSAPQLQKPTLPSQPPPSPSPPQKPATVVGDDKNVITLELQRQKAKELQEYFKQKKLEQADQGPFFGFIGKNEISNGRWAMFGFAVGLLTEYATDSDFVDQVKILLSNFGIVDLE, from the exons atgtCAATGGCATGTTCAATCCCATGCATCAAAATCCCAACATGTTCTTCTTCCCCATCTTGCACTTCATCATCAACTTCATCCTATtctttgaggttttcttcttcCAAGCCTCACAGTGTCACTATAAGGAATTCTCAAGCTGAAGGGCCTATAAGAAGGCCAGTGGCACCCCCAATAAGAgaaccatcatcatcatcatcatcatcaagtgCCCCTCAGCTTCAGAAGCCAACActtccttctcagcctccaccATCCCCTTCACCCCCACAGAAGCCAGCTACTGTTGTTGGAGATGATAAGAACGTCATTACGTTGGAGTTTCAGAGGCAAAAGGCTAAGGAGTTGCAGGAATACTTCAAACAGAAGAAGCTTGAACAAGCAGATCAGGGTCCTTTCTTTGGTTTCATCGGGAAAAATGAGATTAGCAATGGAAG ATGGGCAATGTTTGGTTTTGCTGTAGGGTTGCTAACAGAGTATGCAACAGGTTCAGACTTTGTTGATCAAGTGAAGATCCTTCTATCGAATTTTGGGATAGTAGATTTGGAATGA